Proteins encoded together in one Bacteroidales bacterium window:
- a CDS encoding T9SS type A sorting domain-containing protein, giving the protein MKKIKTLLILGAILLIGFASQSQSITYRFNNYMVVPGVANDTLIFDVEAKSNVGTTYTTAFGMFINFSATAFGSGALPVSVERLVLTLPNGYNWNTPASSAGTGRFASLFSAFILLPPFTFTYDITYLSQLTTAFQGVARYKMLITGTGLLGVEFYLGAGGMPGQSLYVLTSGGTSSTAYSPVVADNTLINLPPDPTNYDLMFSEFGDPSTAPPANFVEIYNAGAVAVDFSLYPWYLSANNSSSVQLTGIINAGDSYVIANSAGDFGTAYPGKSYDLASSIVGTVGTSQFELSTFGDYTSGTSIDVYDGSVTGLDYSGKHAVRHYDIVSPNLTLTEGEWELSAAENIDMTPGSHRVTLTWDGVPTSEWRSQTNWAEGFIPDAGHNVSIPNVGAAPEIDNADFDNVYCHDLDIASGAGLTILSDEINGDGSIITYGSVTGTATVQRFLGADRFWYVSQPVTAATANVFLHTWLFTYNETGSAWYPFIEDETTPLNLMKGYAVWTSSINSWHIGWTPMGDTTTSYNGTLNTGPISTPLTKGGDGWNFVGNPYPSAVDWDAVGWTKTNLVTNSFSVWNGGPTYGTYTIGGGVVNYGSRYIPAAQGFFVEASAAGILGVTNAVRTHSTQAFWKADEIMLNRLSMTVSDGEMNDETVIYFNENATSGLDYEYDATKLMAPAAPQAYTMLADEQMAINTFNNTTQTASVILGVNAPEAGEYTITASNIESFDAGIPIYLEDLPTGQYINLRETSSYSFSSGVGMSARFVVHFTDTQGIDDPVSEINSIYAVNLTVYVDFNAMKGEIVIYNILGQEISRSNASNGLNMVSVPQGNAVYIVKVISDNTTVTKKVFVK; this is encoded by the coding sequence ATGAAAAAAATAAAAACACTTTTAATCCTGGGTGCCATACTTCTGATTGGTTTTGCAAGTCAATCGCAATCCATCACTTACCGGTTCAATAATTATATGGTTGTTCCGGGAGTAGCCAATGACACATTAATTTTTGATGTCGAGGCAAAAAGCAACGTTGGGACAACTTATACGACCGCATTTGGAATGTTTATAAATTTTAGCGCAACTGCTTTTGGCTCGGGTGCTCTTCCGGTAAGTGTAGAAAGACTTGTATTGACATTGCCAAACGGGTATAACTGGAATACTCCTGCAAGTTCTGCAGGAACTGGCAGATTTGCGTCTTTATTTTCGGCATTCATTTTGCTACCGCCTTTCACCTTCACTTATGACATAACTTACCTTAGCCAATTGACAACAGCGTTCCAAGGTGTCGCAAGGTATAAAATGCTGATAACCGGAACAGGTCTTTTAGGTGTTGAGTTTTACCTAGGTGCAGGTGGTATGCCCGGGCAAAGTTTATATGTTCTTACTTCCGGGGGAACTTCATCCACGGCGTATAGTCCCGTTGTCGCAGACAATACGCTCATTAACCTGCCTCCTGATCCGACAAATTACGACCTGATGTTCTCCGAATTCGGGGACCCATCTACTGCTCCTCCTGCCAATTTCGTTGAAATTTACAATGCCGGTGCAGTCGCAGTGGATTTCAGTCTCTATCCATGGTATCTAAGTGCTAACAATAGTTCCAGCGTACAGCTTACCGGAATAATCAATGCAGGTGATTCTTATGTGATTGCAAACAGTGCCGGCGATTTCGGTACTGCTTACCCGGGAAAAAGCTATGATCTCGCTTCAAGTATCGTTGGTACCGTAGGAACATCGCAATTTGAACTTTCGACATTCGGTGATTATACCAGCGGTACGTCGATTGACGTTTACGATGGAAGTGTAACTGGACTTGATTACAGCGGTAAACATGCCGTCCGTCATTATGATATCGTCAGCCCGAACCTCACCCTCACTGAAGGAGAATGGGAACTCAGCGCTGCAGAAAATATAGATATGACCCCGGGCAGCCACAGGGTGACTCTTACCTGGGATGGAGTCCCAACTTCGGAATGGCGTTCCCAAACCAACTGGGCAGAAGGCTTTATCCCTGATGCAGGCCACAATGTATCCATCCCCAACGTCGGAGCCGCTCCGGAAATCGACAACGCCGATTTCGATAACGTTTATTGTCATGATTTGGATATTGCCAGCGGTGCCGGCCTCACCATTTTATCTGATGAAATAAACGGCGACGGTTCAATCATAACTTACGGTTCCGTTACCGGAACTGCTACCGTGCAACGTTTCCTGGGTGCTGACCGTTTCTGGTATGTATCTCAACCCGTCACTGCAGCTACTGCCAATGTGTTCCTCCATACCTGGCTGTTCACTTATAATGAAACTGGCAGCGCATGGTACCCCTTTATCGAGGATGAGACTACACCGCTTAATCTGATGAAAGGTTATGCCGTTTGGACCTCGAGTATTAATTCGTGGCATATCGGTTGGACACCAATGGGCGATACGACCACTTCTTACAATGGAACTTTGAATACAGGTCCAATAAGCACACCCCTTACCAAAGGCGGAGACGGTTGGAACTTCGTTGGAAATCCGTATCCGTCAGCAGTTGACTGGGATGCCGTGGGTTGGACAAAGACTAACCTTGTCACCAATTCATTTAGTGTTTGGAATGGGGGGCCCACTTACGGAACCTATACAATCGGCGGTGGCGTGGTAAATTATGGCTCACGCTATATTCCTGCTGCTCAGGGTTTCTTCGTTGAGGCTAGTGCAGCCGGTATACTCGGTGTTACCAATGCTGTCCGTACACATAGTACACAAGCCTTCTGGAAAGCCGATGAAATCATGCTGAACCGTTTGAGCATGACTGTTTCCGATGGAGAAATGAATGATGAAACCGTCATTTACTTCAATGAAAACGCTACTTCCGGACTGGATTATGAATATGATGCAACCAAACTGATGGCCCCGGCTGCTCCCCAGGCATATACCATGCTTGCCGATGAACAGATGGCTATCAATACATTCAATAATACTACCCAGACTGCATCTGTGATTCTCGGCGTGAATGCACCGGAAGCCGGTGAATATACCATCACGGCATCTAATATCGAAAGCTTTGATGCCGGAATCCCCATCTACCTTGAAGATCTTCCAACAGGTCAGTATATCAACCTTCGCGAGACATCAAGCTATAGCTTCAGTTCAGGTGTGGGAATGTCAGCCCGTTTCGTGGTTCACTTTACAGACACCCAGGGCATTGATGATCCGGTATCGGAAATCAACAGCATCTATGCTGTTAACCTTACCGTTTATGTTGACTTCAACGCAATGAAAGGTGAAATCGTGATCTACAACATCCTTGGACAGGAAATCAGCCGTTCAAATGCCAGCAATGGCCTGAACATGGTTTCCGTACCGCAGGGAAATGCCGTTTATATTGTGAAAGTCATATCAGACAATACCAC